The genomic stretch CAAACACCTGGACTCTTTTGTATGGTACGGAAGCCAAAAATGGCTGTGATAATGCCTCataagaaaaaacactgcttcCAGAACACtatctgtgtgtgctggcatgACACGCCTGATCTGTGATGAccattgttttctgtctttaactGGTCGATTGTCTCATTATCTCAACATAAAGCTTGTTTCGAGATAAAAATAATTAACTTGTGTTCTCCAGATTAACAACATTTAGAAAGACTGACTTGGCCGATCTCAGCTTCCGTGCTTTAATCACTACTGGCGTACTGAACTTCACCTCATGCGTgtgtaatgtacagtatttacagaAGCAAGTGCTTTACTGCAAACAGTTGTGGTTCTATCGGACCAGTGTTACTAAATTTCACACGTTTGAACCCCTCCTCCCCTGCAGGCGGTGCTGTCGGAGGCCTTCTGGGCTGCTGGCTGACCAGTGGACAGTTCAAACCCCTGCCACAGATCATAATGGAGCTcagtcctcagcagcagcagaagctttACGATGACCTTATGGCCATCCTGGGAGACATTCAGTGGACAGATTTGGCTCAGCTAACCGCTCTAGTGATGGGCAACGCCAGCCTGAAGCAGCAGCTAACAGGCGCCCTCCTCGGGTATATCACCAAGGAGCTCCAGGCAGAGGTGCACTATGTGGATTAGCTTCTGTGGAAAAGCTGGGATGACCTGACTTGGGGGCCCACATCAGCTCAGGAGTCTTTGACAAGAATGTGAActgtgaagctggagaaatGTGAAATCACATATTGTAAAATGGCTCAGACACCGTCACACTCCTGGTAACAGAACCACTGGTTAATAAGAGCTGAGCACATGACTGTGAATTACAACAGCTGTATAACAGACTTAATTTATTATTGGAAGAGCACTGGAAagaattatttattcattaagcCTTGACTGGCACTGATAATCATGTTTTACTTAAGTTACTCTGAATTAAGCTCTGACTGAGTGCTTCAGCTGCAATGAAGTACTTTTAGCAGTTTTTGATGCATTGAGTGAGTGCCAACTGTACAGTAGGAAATATTTTGATTTGATGTAACTTCACCAAGTTTAACAGTAGGAATTTACCAGCATCTGTGCACAGTGTGTTGTTTTGCCCTCACTGAGTCAATTGAATCTCTATTGCTTTAAATTATTTCATCAATTAAAAAGACATGTATCTGAGGTTGTCAGTGGCTTTTCTAGATCATCCCATCCAGATCATTGTGCTCCTCAGGGTTCCCATGCCTCACGTGGTTCATTGGTATGTGCTGAGGACTCAGAAATCTAACAAATTTATGTAAGCATGAACAGGCTCCTTTGAAAAAGCTACTGTCCCCTCCAGCCAATTTTAAAAAACACCTTCCATGCATTTATTCTGTTagcatgtattactcacatgCTAGCTTGTTTTGATTCTGTTACAGTTTTTAAGGCTCTGACCCCTCTGCATCTTTATTAGCCTCTTGTGGCCCATAATGTAGCTCTATAACCTCTAGGATAGTGCCTGTAGTTGCCCCAGCTTTGCTGTCACCGTCAATAGCGCTAGAGGTCCTCCGTACAGAGCAGAACTCAGGCGAGtgacttcttctttttctcacctTTTGCAGTTTTGGATTCATCCTACATTTTTGGCTCTGCCTTTCATATAGTTTTCTTTTTAGCATCTTCTGCCCTCAGCTTTTGGCTGGCattagttttgttttgcttcattttcatgttcaGCACTGTGTAACTGACACCTTTTGTGTCATGTTATTTGCAAAATACTAAATACTAAAAGTAGTGCGGAATGAGAGAAACCCATTGAGATACAGTGCTTTGCAATGAATCTCAGACATCAAGCTCAAAACTCAAGAGTTTATGCTTTGCAGAACCACCTTTGCTGCAATTACAGCAGAAGTCTTTTGGGTTCTGTCTCTACCAGCTTTGTACATATAGACTGCAATTTTGGCACATTCTTCTCAGCATAACAGATCAAACTCAGTCACACTGGAAGGAGAACACCTGAACAGCACTTTTCAATCAGACTGAGGTCTGGGCTTTGACTGGACCATTCTAAGACACTGACATCCTTTGCCGTCAGCCATTCCTGTATACCTCTGGCTGTAAGCTCTGTCCTGCTGGAAGGTAAACCTCCACTCCAGTCTCAAGTCTCTTGCAGACTTGGAACAGGTTTTcttaaacattttcattaaattctTGTACTTGGCTCCATCCGTCTCACCCTCAGACCTGACCAGTTTCCCATTACCTGCTGATGAAAAGCATCCTGACAGCTTCATGCTGCCACCACGTTTCACCTTAGGGATGGTGTGCTCAGGGTGATGTGCAGTGTAGCATCGCATTTTACAACAGAGCCACAAAGTCCAATTTTGCTCTCATCTGATCAGACTACCTTCTGCAAAGTGTCTCATGATATTTGTGGCAAACTCCATACAGGATTTCTTCACGGCTTTCTTCTCGCCACTCTTCCAGAAGGCTCAGATTTGTGGAGTGCATGATTGGCAGTTGTTCTGTGGACAGATTCTTCAACCTGAGCTGTGGATCTTTCCAGCTCCTCTAGAGCAGTGTTAttatgtgtgtctttcttcaattcctgcaagaatatcagctttgtgttcaacgggcccaggtttcacactgagtgagtaaattgagactaaattttcattgtatttcaatacactttttgtgacatttgtgtttggtggtgtgccttcTGATTTTCTAATGTGAAGTATGTGCAgtggctcaaaaaggttgggagaCGCTGCTCTAGAGTTACCATTGGCCTCTTGGTTGCTTCTCTGATTAACACTCTCCTTGTCCGTCAGTTTAGGTCGACAGCCTTCTCCTGGTAGATCTGCTGTTGTGCCACAGTCGTTCCATTTTCTAATGATGGATTTAATGGTGCTCTGTGAGATAATCAAAGTTTGGGATATTGTTTTATAACCTAATTCTGCTTTGAACTTCTCCACAACTTTAACTCCAAACTGTTtgatgagctccttggtctttGTGATGCTATTTGTTTGGTAATGTTCTTGAAGAAAGTCTGAAGCCTTTACAGAAAAGGTGAATTTGTAGTAAGACTAAATTGCACACAGGTGGACTAATTATGtgactaaaataaaaataaaatccatgtTAATTTGTTTGTAACATGACAAAATGTAGAGAGGTCCAAGAGGAGAATACTTCTATACATCAGTGTAACTCAGTCATGGAGTGGAGATATTTATTTATcagtaaataaatgcattttttgccACTTCAAACTCTAAAGCCACCTAAAAATACATATTACATAgaagaacagagacagagctcCAGGGTTTATCCCACCACGACCGTTTCATCATCGGGGAACTCATAGTAGGGAACCTCCAGGTTCAGAGGAGCAGGTCCCTTTCTTATTCTTCCTGAGGCGTCGTAGTGGGAGCCATGGCAAGGACAGTAGTAGCCTCCGAAGTCTCCGGCGTTAGCGATGGGCACACAACCCAGATGGGTGCACACACCAAGGACGATGACCCAGCTGGGGTTAATCACTCTGTCCTTGTCATGTTGGGGGTCACGCAGCTCGCCGATATTCACGGACGCCTCTGTGGCGATTTCTTTCTCTGTGCGGTGACGGACAAACAGGGGCTTTCCTCTCCACTTGAAGGTCATGTTTTTGCCTTCAGGGATGTCAGAAAGCTTAATCTCAATCTTGGATAAAGCCAGGACATCTGCTGATGCACTCATTGAGGAGACAAACTGGCTGACCACTGTCTTTGCTGCATAGACACCAACCACAGTGGTGGCTCCAGTGACAAGGTAAGAGAACAACCttctctcctcactgctgcccTGGGAGGACTTGTTCGGGTCGACGACCTCCGGCCGACGGTAGTCTGTGAAGTCAGGAATCTTAATATCTGTGTGGGCAAGGCGGATTCCTCCAGGAGCTGGAAATGAGACATATGATGCAGATTTTAAAGCCAAAAGCAGCTGATGAGCAAAGTGATTGTAAATTACAGAGTATcccagaaaaacatttcaaagaatGCTGTTCTGTTCATGCTTCCTAATCCGCATTTACAACATTCAGTCTCTGCTTCAAAATGCTGGAATCCATTTGTGGATTTTCAACATACAAACTGGACACACTGCATCCTCCTACTCAAGGCTTAATTAATAGTAGATCAGACCAGTCGGGTGATAATAACAAACCTGAAACAATCCATCTTTTTTGCACTATTTTCTTCTGCTGTATAATATGCACTAACACTTTACTTTGATATTTACCACAAACATATTTATAAGGTCAAACATAGGCCAGTCAGAGCTGAATAACTATGGACCAATTTCCACATGCTCATGTCTGAAGTGTTAGAGAAACTCACCACTCCATTTTAAAATCTTATCAATCAGGGTTTAGTCTTGACTGCATTCCATAATCAGCAGGACTGTGTCACCCTTTGCATTAACTTATCTATGGCTTCAGATACTGCTGATCATCAAATAATTTTGTAACTCCTGGAATCTATTGGACTTAATGAAATATTGTGTAATTCGTTTCTAAATGATCTCAGTGGTAGAACACAGGCTGGTATGACTGATGG from Chaetodon auriga isolate fChaAug3 chromosome 6, fChaAug3.hap1, whole genome shotgun sequence encodes the following:
- the LOC143322445 gene encoding protein C19orf12 homolog yields the protein MCHRLDDVMKLCCELSANTQIQTTVKGSGKGAAAAGGLAFAGGLVGGPLGIAVGGAVGGLLGCWLTSGQFKPLPQIIMELSPQQQQKLYDDLMAILGDIQWTDLAQLTALVMGNASLKQQLTGALLGYITKELQAEVHYVD
- the LOC143322444 gene encoding cytochrome b-c1 complex subunit Rieske, mitochondrial-like, giving the protein MMSIATRTGVLSPYLQATKHTVKNLVFLEAKGLLSAAAPGGIRLAHTDIKIPDFTDYRRPEVVDPNKSSQGSSEERRLFSYLVTGATTVVGVYAAKTVVSQFVSSMSASADVLALSKIEIKLSDIPEGKNMTFKWRGKPLFVRHRTEKEIATEASVNIGELRDPQHDKDRVINPSWVIVLGVCTHLGCVPIANAGDFGGYYCPCHGSHYDASGRIRKGPAPLNLEVPYYEFPDDETVVVG